The segment CGCCAGGCACTGCCAATACGTTAACTTTCGGCATTCTTTACAGAAACTTGAACCCCGGAGCAAGTCGGTCCAGCGGAGTCTGCCGGTCAGGCTGGCAAGCCAAAATTGATTGAATCGAGCTTTTTCAGCTAGACTCGTCCTGATCAGCAAAGTATCTGTGGGCGAAAATGTTGTCCCGCAATCCAGGAGGATAGGATGGTTGATACACCTTCGACGATGGTTCCTTTAGGCACGCTGGCGCCGCCATTCAGCCTTCCTGACATTGAAGGCAAGGTCGTTTCACTGGAAGATTACAAAGAGGCGCCAGCAATCCTTATTGTGTTTCTTTGTAACCATTGCCCCTTTGTGAAGCATATCCTCCCGCAATTCATCGAACTTGCCGGGGAATATCAGCGGAGCGGCGTCGGAATCGTCGGGATTAGCTCGAACGACGTGCTTAATTATCCTGAGGACTCCCCGGAGAAGATGGCCGAGTTGAGCAGGGCCTTGAACTTTCCTTTCCCATATCTTTTCGACGAGAGCCAGCAGGTTGCGAAGACTTACGGCGCGGCGTGCACGCCGGATTTCTATCTCTTTGATCGCGAGGCTCGGCTGGTCTATCGGGGGCAGATGGATGACAGCCGCCCGACGAATGGCCGCCCAGTCACCGGAGCAGACCTGCGTGCTGCGATGGATGCCGTTCTCCGGGGTCGGGCGGTTTCAGGCGATCAGAGGCCAAGCATCGGGTGCAACATTAA is part of the Acidobacteriota bacterium genome and harbors:
- a CDS encoding thioredoxin family protein, whose amino-acid sequence is MVDTPSTMVPLGTLAPPFSLPDIEGKVVSLEDYKEAPAILIVFLCNHCPFVKHILPQFIELAGEYQRSGVGIVGISSNDVLNYPEDSPEKMAELSRALNFPFPYLFDESQQVAKTYGAACTPDFYLFDREARLVYRGQMDDSRPTNGRPVTGADLRAAMDAVLRGRAVSGDQRPSIGCNIKWKPGNEPGYFRN